The nucleotide sequence taattaattgtatattctTTACATTTGTACATAATTAGGATTTGTAACGaagatatttttattgtattgttttcgATTATAATTATAGGCAAACAGCTTTTTTCAGAGCTTTTACCACAATGCATTTATTCCAATATATGACAAATATTAATTGTTTGTGGTATTAATTACATATTTATGTTGCAAAATGGTAAATTTAATACACATACACAGTCTTATGATAACAAGTTAACTAAAcagaatttttcaattttaaaatcaataaaaagtcaattattcaatataaatatttattcaatttctGACATATTCACAtgaaaaataatacatacatCACAAAACTCAGCTCCTTAAAACCAGTCAAATAAATGACAGTATTTACATAGTATTTGGTCAGACTGGTTTAAACAGTCACATTTTTTTGCTGATAAAAAAgatataaattttcaaaataaaaatctttaagCAGTTCCTTTATGATGAAAACAGATGTGAATGTTTAAGGTTTATTTAACCCCCAGGGTGTCAAAATGACAACATGTCTTGCATTATATACCATCAGTATCAATTCATACTTACTAGTTTAAATACTATCAGAAGTATCATAAGCAATAAAACTGTCATTTCTTCCATTTCTCATTGTAAATCACTCATCATTTAACAATAACATGACACATTTTACAAGAATATTGATACTGTTTGAAACCCCTGTCTATCAAACAGCCCTAGGGGGTATACCTATTACTGTAGTGAACAACATTTAGCAAGTTTCAGTTGCACACTTACAGAAGTTGAAATACGCATTTGCAAGACAATTAATTCAATGTCACTAAAATGTCTATTATGATAATATTCTAGATGTCGAGAGTCTGTTAGGAGCGCATGTATTTTCCCCAGATGTGCATCATGAACACGGAGGCAATGAAGATTAAACTCATCACGAGGACTGGCACTGGacctctgaaaaaaaaacacacaagagtCACCACAATAGAACACtagatttatttaaataaattatatctcttactagttcTACACGAAGAATACAAGCTtgacaattacatgtacattcatATGCATAAGTACTGATAATGGAAAATATGTCCATacagaaaaatgtttattttaaacaatattttatttgtttccataTGCTTTATGGTgctaataaattaattttatttggtgATCGATGTTGAAGCATTAAATCTTGTCAAGAATTCCAAACCGTTTGTTTTGAaacaagttaaataaataaaaaatgtacaattattttatCGAGCTACACTAAAGTCTGATCAAACTCACACTTTGATTCCTGGGGAGTCTTCTGTGTAAAATCTCCACATACCAGCACTGCCACCACCACTGCCAGGCTTGGAACGACCTGCACTACTCCCTGATGTGGTTTTCCTGGATAAGAAACAAATGCATAAATAATCTGGAAAAATTCTTAACTATACATTATAAAACatgaattacatgtttgattccTTGAAATGTACACTGTAATCTgtatatttattgtattgttatcaGTGAACCAACGCACACCTTTTTGGGGTAAACTggtttacaaaatgtacattattttgcTAAACTTACACAAATTGTTATGAAGTGGAAtggatattacatttttttagaGCTTTATTCCTCAGTTCTATAATTTGCTAAATGAAGACAAAAATGACAATGGAAACTTAGATTTGGCTATATTCTGAACTAAAACACCTTGAGCGAATATAACACCTGTCTATATTTGggttaaacaaatatgtttgagGTTATATTTTCCTCTGTAAAGCCCCTATAGACTGAAGTCGGGGCCTCTTTCAAAGGCTACTACAGGCATAAAAAAGAAGTCCTAGCTCACCTTTGTCTGACAGTGGAGGATCCGCCTGAAGATCTAGGGGAGACAGTTTTAGAGGAGGGTGATCTACCTGCACCCACCGTGGTTGCACTAGCTGGAGCTGGCTGTAAAAGAGAAGCAAAATTGATATTAGGGGACATAAATACAAACTAAAAAAAGGTGagcccagagctccagataaaggccgtacagccgtaaatatgcctttttcatgaagagttacgcatttatttttataaactggacgtacaattacggcattaatatccattttacgcatttaagaaaaaatctggccgtaccgatacgtctgcggcagcgcggcgtgatttgttggtccctaacctaacggcgcttttcgttaatttaaattaccgaaaagttgtagactgggttcatatacatgtattattgtttattctgtggcgtgatttcctgtaacttgtaaatccgtcaaaaacaatatgtccgtgcgcaatggaatgccggcttagccgaaagcggttcaaaacaaacactttgttgtcatatagtgactacatacggtgtcgtctaaccattctgatattaaatctgtaaacccagaaaaagacattgtagccccgatattaaacaatttgattgcattggttgcttaaaacgttagaaaacacgatgggaaacgaatgagacagtgaaataagtgttcatttacttagcttattagtttgcttgtgttttcttgtcaagaaaaatgaagaaatagtataagTCATTAGTTTtcatgtgtagttgtatttgcatcataattcagaatggaaaacctaatacagttacagtttaagaagctacatatattgattataattgctgcaaatgtttctgtaaagtcagttatacacccttcaatatccaagaacacgggtagtacagtactacctgtatttttggatatggtagtacaggtactataaatcgattttaagcgttactccttttctttctgccagtggcagtaccgttactaatttcacaaatccttatctggagctctgtgagCCAATAAGTGCATACGTTTAAATTCCTTCATAAATTGCATAGTAAACAAATGGAATATGCTTCCAGTTGAAATTGTTACTTTGAAAAGTGTTGATGAATTCAAAAGAAAACAGGAATTCTCTGGCAATGGAaacgttttaattaaattaatactgaGCACAATTACTACCATTATGAATAGCTGACCAAACTGGACTGGAAGACCACAACGATGACAGATCAAGGGGAATGATAGTCCATCTAGGGACTTATAATTTTCCCAATCATCACATAATATAATGATTGCAAGCCCCCACCcacacaattttttttgttgggcttaaaaatacacttaaattacAGCTTGtgcaaatattcaaaaattaaaaatccaaTACGTTACTCATTAAACACAATAACAAGGGTTTCAGTTATTACATCATGTGGTATACTTTAAAGAGTAATATTCACGGAAGAATAAATGTACAAAAACATGAAGAGAGATAAACAAAACAGCCGGCAaagaacaattattaaataatggTTATTGACATAAATGAAATGAATTTCCACAAAAAACATTCATTTGTGATTGTGCAATTAAACCATATTTTAGATTAAAGTATAATTAAGTCAAAGAATAAAAACATTTAGGTCATACCATCTTCTGTCGTGTCTAACCGAAATGTATGTGATCGACGTGTCAGCTTAACAGGAAGTGACGTCTTTATGTACATACAATTAGCCGTAGGTGATATTCTCCACAAAGAGAATGAGAGGAAAGAAAAGGGATATCGAACACTACAAATTTACCTTTCGTCGCATACACATCCAGCGTTTATTACAAAAATGAAGAGAAAACCGAagtaagtttaaacatatatatttcttttggCAAACACAGTGTATATCAGTTTTGCACCGTAGTTCGCCTGTTACATGCGCTCAATTGGTCGTTTTCAGCTgcggtactacttaaaagtaccatGGGTACTCTAAAAAAATACTacaaagtaccccgggtactggaACGGGAAATACGCTTAAAAGCACTTGGTCATATTTCCCGTTCACCGGGTACTTTGTTTTTAAGGCCGTTCATCTCAAACACGTTAGATTATGGGGCTGGCTACTATATACAGTGAAAAGTAAAGTTGCACGATGATTTGTATATTATCTGTCATAAAGACACATACAATACCGGTTTCACTCATGAAGCTGGCTCGAGAGCATCTCAATAAGCAATTGGTGCAATTAGTTCAAAAGATATTTGTTATACCtttaaactaaataataatacacaatTCGATGTCACACGTTTTTGTTCTTTATAACAGTGCATGCTGGCGTTTTCACAATATTTcgatataataacttttttttttaattttgggcTTCGTTATTTAGCGTTGTAAAGCATGTCGATCAACGGATACATGTTTTACCGGCTGGACTTTTATTTTACCGATTGGGCCTGTGACCGGGTTGATATGCGTATTGTGTGTTTGCGATTTTTACAACAACAAAGTCAAGATGGCGGAAGACTTTAAATTTCGGGAAACACTCTTTTCCATTTTCCTGATTCCATTGGCTGTTTCGTCCCCTGTTTCCATTGGCTGTTTCGGCTATGGAAAATAGTTGTATGGCCATACACGAGAAAGACCGGTTATGGAAGAGAAAGACCGgttataaaacatttagttttagaaagacgtccgaggactaaaagataaaaagtaaatagtaataacataaatttcattcttaaatacgaatgaaattatatgtactggtactagtcttctatctgcaatggtcaaatatggatgtgtatggtgtacttaataaataaataaactacacgtatggtttataagtttaatgtacatcgataataaatatataaacaggCAACAtgatagtgcgcgtgcatgtgatgagcgctactgcaagtcgactaaggccacagtaaataactattaaaatgacaacattgctcatttcttcaagtcgactatggccacagtgaatgactctgaaaatgaaacaatttttcgttactgcaagtcaaatatagctacagtaaattactcttaaaatgtcaccactgttcattaatgaaagtcgactatgaccacagcaaatgactcttaaaatgacacaattgttcattactgcaagtagactatggccacagttaatcactcttaaaatgacaccatcgttcattactgaaagtcgactatggccacagcaaatggctcttaaaatgtccccatcgttcattactgcaagtcgactaaggccacggtaaatgactcttaaaaagacaccatttttcataacttcaagtcgactatggccacagtaaatgactcttaaaatgacaccatcgttcattactgctagtcgactatggccacagtaaatgcctcttaaaatgacaccatcgtacattactgcaagtcgactatggccacagtaaatgactctttaaatgacaccattgttcattactgcaagtcgaccatggccacagtaaatgactcttaaaataacaccatcgttcatttctaaaagtcgactatggccacagtaaatgactcttaaaacgaAACCATCGTTCAtcactgaaagtcgactatggccacagtaaattactcttaaaatgtcagcactgttcattactgcatgtcgaatatggccacagtaaatgactcttaaaatgacaccatcgtacattactgcaagtcgaatatggccacagtaaatgactcttaaaatgtcaccactgttcattactgcaagtcgactatggccacagtaaatgactcttaaaatgacaccatcgttcattactgcaattcgactatggccacagtaaatgactcttaaaataacaccatcgttcattaataaaagtcgactatggccacagtaaatgactcttaaaatgacaccatcgttcattactgctagtcgactatggccacagtaaatgcctcttaaaatgacaccatcgtacattactgcaagtcgactatggccacagtaaatgactctttaaatgacaccatcgttcattactgcaagtcgactatggccacagtaaaagactcttaaaatgacaccatcgttcattactaaaagtcgactatggccacagtacatgactcttaaaatgacaccatcgttcattacttccagtcaactatggccacagtaaatgactcttaaaataacaccatcgttcgttactgaaattcgactatggccacagtaaatgactctcaaaATGGGACCATCATTCATAacggcaagtcgactatggccacagtaaatgactcttaaaatgacaccaccgttcattactggaagtcgactatggccacagtaaatgactcttaaaatgtcaccactgttcattactgcaattcgactattgccacagtaaatgactcttaaaatgacaccatcgtttgttactgaaagtcgactatgaccacagtaaatgactcttaaaatgacaccatcgttcattactacaccatcgttcattactgcaagtcgacaattgccacagtaaatgactctttaaatgtcaccactgttcattactgcaagtcgactatggccacagtaaatgactcttaaaataacaccgtcGTTTATTGCTaaaagtagactatggccacagtaaatggcccttaaaatgacaccatcgttcattactaaaagtcgactatggccataataaatgactcttaaaataacactatcgttcattactgaaagtcgactatggccacagtaaatgactcttaaaatgtcaccactgttcattactgcaagtcgactatggccacagtaaatggctcttaaaatgacaccatcgtaatttactgcaagtcgactatggccacagtaaatgactcttaaaatgtcaccactgttcattactgcaagtcgactatggccacagtaaatgactcttaaaatgacaccatcgttcattactgctatttgactatggccacagtaaatgcctcttaaaatgacaccatcgtacattactgaaagtcgactatggccacagtaaatgactcttaaaataacactatcgttcatttctaaagtcgactatggctacagtagaTGACTCtcaaaatgtcaccactgttcattactgcaagtcgactatggccacaataaatgactcttaaaatgtcaccactgttcatcactgcaagtcgactatggccacagtaaatgccttttaaaatgacaccatcgttcattactaaaagtcgactatggccacagtaaatgactcttaaaatgacacaatcgttcattactgaaagtcgactatggccacagtaaattactcttaaaactacaccatcgttcattactgcaattcgagtatgaccacagttaatgactcttaaaatgacaccaccgttcattactggaagtcgactatggccacagtaaatgactcttaaaatgtcaccactgttcattactgcaattcgactatggctacagtaaatgactcttaaaataacaccatcgttcattactaaacgtcgactatggccacagtaaatgactcttaaaatgtcaccactgttcattactgcaagtcgactatggccacagtaaatgattcttaaaatgacaccatcgttcataactgctagtcgactatggccacagtaaaagactcttaaaatgacaccatcgttcattactaaaagtcgactatggccacagtaaatgactcataaaataacaccatcgttcattactgcaattcgactatggccacagtaaatgactcttaaaatgacaccattgtacattactgcaagtcgactatggccacagtaaatgactcttaaaatgacaccattgtacattactgcaagtcgactatggccacagtaaatgactcttaaaatgttaccactgttcattactgcaagtctaatatggccacagtaaatgattctttaaatgacaccatcgttcattactgctagtcaactataaccgcagtaaaagactcttaaaatgacaccatcgttcattacttaaagtcgactatggccacagtaaatgactcttaaaatgacaccatcgttcattactgcaattcgactatggctacagtaaatgactcttaaaataacaccatcgttcattactaaacgtcgactatggccacagtaaatgactcttaaaatgtcaccactgttcattactgcaagtcgactatggccacagtaaatgattcttaaaatgacaccatcgttcataactgctagtcgactatggccacagtaaaagactcttaaaatgacaccatcgttcattactaaaagtcgactatggccacagtaaatgactcattaaataacaccatcgttcattactgcaattcgactatggccacagtaaatgactcttaaaatgacaccatcgtacattactgcaagtcgactatggccacagtaaatgactcttaaaatgtcacctctgttcattactgcaagtcgactatggccacagtaaatgactcttaaaatgacaccatcgttcattactgcaagtcgactatggccacagtaaatgacttttaaaatgacacccttttttattactggaagtcgactatggccacagtaaatgactcttaaaatgtcaccactgttcattactgcaagtcgactatggccacagtaaatgactcttaaaatgtcaccactgttcattactgcaagtcgactatggccacagtaaatgactcttaaaatgtcatcacagttcattactgcaagtcgactatggcaacattAAATGCTATCTAGGTCCCTGTGGCATACAAAACGTGATTTTCCATTGTCACATCGACGGTGGAAGACAGGTGAGCAATGGTTTCATAGGATTTCTACATGTTCTAGTGGTTACTATAATGTAAAAGaaagtcatatatattttactctTCATTGGATCACATAAGTTCATAGGAATTTGGTCGAAGTTCTATCGCCATTTCATTccgatctttttttatatatatttcagtgaCGTTTTGTGGTTGCTTAACCATTGCAAATTTATTACAAACGTAGACGCGGCACCAAAAAGTTCCATCGGATATGGATTTTGCGTTTTCACGTTAGAGGTATTAATTCATACATTACTCTCCGTTGCATGCCTATTGattatcatattcaaatattaatgcacaatttcattaacatattgtcatactcttgaaacagtgtacatgctataatcatttggttcttttttatcagttttttcctCATGTAATTCAGGCACTGACTGTCGTGGAGAAAAACATCCAAGATACCTTTTCAGAAAACGGGTAAGTTGTAATTGTCATAAATAAGGTAGCTTTTCTGCAATTAAATTCAATGCACTGATATACTAAGCTTATTCAAAATGTGCGTTAATGCTTACAAAAACTGACTTTAACAGCAGAAAAGCTTTGTAAACGGCGTAGTATTCGAACTCGGTCTTGCCACCGAAACCTATGTGTGACGGTGTTGTGGAATTGGTCTTGATGCGTCTGTTACTTGTCCAAAGTCAATAGCTACTTCGAATTCTATGAGATCCGAACGAAATAGATAAACTCTATATGAGAAATTCGTAAAGACCAAAGTATCGCAATGATCCGGTTGCATTACGAACAGGCACTTAGTACAGTACAATGCCTAGCAATGGCAACTGTATATTGCATAAGCGCTTGGCATTCAAAATACCAATTATATTGAAAGCTATATGTGTTCCCTTATTTATATAACCACTTTATATTTAGGATAAGAGCCGAAATATTTTGAATCAATCAACGATAAAAGTCGAGGTtcgattgtaaagaaaaaatatgtgttattcgcTTATTCACAATTTCTCCTGACAAACGGTACCATACACAATGTAAAACTTTCCCTTTCTTTGATTTcatacaaatttcacaaaacatgGGAAATTGATTGCTTACTTAAACTGTCAATAATGACGACATTTACAGGAACCACCCTTTGGTAAAGCTCGTAGCTAACGAAAAGCTGAAATCAGCTTACAAGAAGAACAAAAGGTATttcgtattatattttttttattgagtattgatttttttcatgaactaTTCCAGTCAGCCATAACATAATCATTGGGCCGTTTACAATGGAtttagaaagtgaaaaataaacataatattgcatATGACCGATTTTGTAAAGGTTAAAAATTATAGTATGTGGAAAGATATACATCTAAGGTCGTGCTCGATCGAGACTGCcatcaacatttgttaaaaactaaacttaaacttataaaaattaaaaccaataccatttttatattaaattacagACTAGTTTCATCGTATACAGAATCCGTCCTCGTCAAGGAAGCGTGTTCAGTGATGATGCAAGAGGTAAAGAGTAtggtctttgattattttttgtaacaagtattatcttacaataatatatacgttttcaaaacatgattttatttataagagtgcgtaacattttgttcattttgtgcaCAACCACATTTTATTCACGAAAGTATAAACTTGCGCtgtgtttgtgtaaatttaattcgtcaaatgtaaatattttaaatgttaatgggaagaacaaattcttaaaatgtacaatatctCCATATAACATGCCTGTTAGACTGTCAATAGACATAGAATCCCGTTTTATTTTTTACGCGGTTTTTTTAAAGGCGAGtccgaacaatataaatagtaaaggcaaaaatttaaagttatataattaattgaaaaaagtatatcggtttcgaatgtcatacaataattattttcttctttggtgtcaaagtaaactacatattcgtacagaaaatatttcacagtacatgtatgtaaaatttgttaaatattctcaTAATCGTTTGTTTCATATCATAAAACTGCACGCGACTGGATGTAGTTATAAAGAGGCCACAGAGGCTCTGCAACGAACGGTGGCCAAAAGTATTTTCACAGCATATAGCCTGGCAACAACTCACCGTATGTATTGTCCATATCATTAATACTACAatgatcagttttgtaaaaaaatatagcagtcatattaggtttttcttttcgtataaatgtcatagaaatttcattcggatttacgttttacaaaatggtttaaagagatatctgtAACGTGTTTTAGCATAACCAAGCCATTGATACAATTACTAGTCACAGGCAATTTATGATTAGTAAAAGTTTATCGTATcatcgaaataaaacaattacttataagtgtcttcgtagcctttgacactttaaaagtttgacttgttatgtaacttgatgtgtttttagttcattttcacaaatattttgggTTTTTTAATGCAGGCTCGAGCATAAAAGAATATTGATCAAGCGCCCTAGCAGATAGACGTAAGTAAAACACGGAACATAAATTTTACAGATGAAATTGTAGGtgctcatgaaatttcatgtaagaAATTTTTCTGGATAGTAGatgtatattcatgttaaaaaGCAAGTTTTCTTGTAGCGAATGTCACAACTTTCATGGTACTCAAAAACTGTGTGAGAATCCTAGTCAATATGTCGTACCAGATTGGATTTTGTTGCAATCTATTTCAAAGGTAAAGCCTGGTGAACACAAAGACGCTAACATCCTGCAGAAAAGTTCAACATGGCTGACAACACCGTACGGTCGGAAGATGTGTAAGGACAAAAGTGGGATCGTTGCATTACAGACACCGGTTTACTGTTAACTGTTGAGTTATCGATCCGGACAGAACTTAAGTGTGCACCACTGCAGTATgatgacatttaagttttatagACTTTCATGCAATAGTTACTGTCACACAGCTCCGGACATTGAAAGTGGAAGGACGGAGAACCACACAGAAACAATATCGGCGAATgatgatgtatatttgttttaagtttcgtGAAATAGGTACTGTGAAATAGCTCCGGACGTACAACCTTCCTGAATTTCAATCTATTAAGGGGCAATAAATTAATAACGCGTGCACCGCAGTATGAttgaacacattcatattaagtttaatgaaatttaataaataattattgataaacaccTCCGGACATCGCCAAAATAATATTCCTTCACTGTCTTAGAGGGGtaaaaagc is from Dreissena polymorpha isolate Duluth1 chromosome 14, UMN_Dpol_1.0, whole genome shotgun sequence and encodes:
- the LOC127858596 gene encoding protein transport protein Sec61 subunit beta-like; the encoded protein is MPAPASATTVGAGRSPSSKTVSPRSSGGSSTVRQRKTTSGSSAGRSKPGSGGGSAGMWRFYTEDSPGIKVGPVPVLVMSLIFIASVFMMHIWGKYMRS